From a single Sneathia sanguinegens genomic region:
- a CDS encoding ABC transporter substrate-binding protein translates to MKNKFIKILTIFVMLFTVFSCFNSKKAENKKLEKLTLVLDWVPNTNHTGIFVAKDLGYFKEEGIDLNIVQPAEDSSAAIVGSGKAELGIYFQPNLVKRLLKNTPITAIAAILQKNTAGLMSLKSLGAKTPKDLQGKRYSTWQDPIDDATVKTIVGDKMEYIPGESTDATAGLVANQYDFIIVYSNWDLINAKLKKVDVNFFPLAEYEPIFDYYSPVLIANNDFLKNKPELARKVLKALEKGYRYAIQNPDKAADILIKNAPEGNKELIKESQKSIAKYYLNEKGEWGRIDIAKWDRFYNWLYEKKLIDKKLPSSAGVTNEYLGN, encoded by the coding sequence TTGAAAAATAAATTTATTAAAATTTTAACAATTTTCGTAATGTTATTTACAGTGTTTTCATGCTTTAATTCAAAGAAAGCAGAAAATAAAAAGTTGGAAAAACTTACTTTAGTATTGGATTGGGTTCCAAATACAAATCATACAGGTATCTTCGTAGCCAAAGATTTAGGATATTTCAAAGAAGAAGGTATAGATTTAAATATAGTTCAACCAGCTGAAGATAGTTCAGCAGCAATAGTAGGTTCAGGTAAAGCAGAATTAGGTATATATTTCCAACCTAATTTAGTAAAAAGATTATTAAAAAATACTCCAATAACTGCTATAGCTGCAATATTACAAAAGAATACAGCTGGGTTAATGTCATTAAAATCATTAGGAGCTAAAACACCAAAAGATTTACAAGGTAAAAGATATTCAACTTGGCAAGATCCTATAGATGATGCTACTGTAAAAACAATAGTAGGGGATAAAATGGAATATATCCCAGGAGAAAGTACTGATGCTACAGCAGGTTTGGTAGCAAATCAATATGACTTTATTATTGTATATAGTAATTGGGATTTAATTAATGCAAAATTAAAGAAAGTAGATGTTAATTTCTTCCCTTTAGCTGAATATGAACCAATATTTGATTATTATTCACCAGTTTTAATAGCTAATAATGACTTCTTAAAAAATAAACCAGAATTAGCTAGAAAAGTATTAAAAGCTCTTGAAAAAGGTTATAGATATGCAATACAAAATCCAGATAAGGCAGCAGATATTTTAATTAAAAATGCACCTGAAGGTAATAAAGAATTAATTAAAGAAAGCCAAAAGAGTATTGCTAAATATTACTTAAATGAAAAAGGTGAATGGGGACGTATAGATATAGCAAAATGGGATAGATTCTATAATTGGTTATATGAAAAGAAATTAATAGATAAAAAATTACCAAGTTCTGCAGGTGTAACAAATGAATATCTTGGAAATTAA
- a CDS encoding APC family permease, which produces MEETNEKQLNLFELMMIGIGQIIGSGIVVLLCIAIGMTGKGVAVSFLLATVIIIIPLIPLAALGSAIPNKGGMYSYVRDLIGPRTAFFYVALLVFGQFILAQYAIGISQYAQDLWPFINPRLLAGAVMTFVFIVNIVGLKTSVFVQRVTVIILIVSLFAFIGFGLPQVKEFPSFFEAKNIFPNGIGTFISAMLLVRYTMIGGEFLSEFGGKAKNPGKNIPIAMIGSTLIVAVVYFLITIVAAGVLPVSEVANKTLGVVAKRILPNYMYYIFMIGGGMIALFTSLNAVFSWAPIGIKAAINDGWLPKKMAEENKTFGTPHYLLLMYYIIGMYPIITGQEIKVVSLIGANVGLIFSIFPVITLFFLKKKRPEAYKNAKFKLGPIASIIFPILSVTIYIIGIVSSWSFLKSQGAIIPIVVFCIIVLIYSNLRYPYIDRNKK; this is translated from the coding sequence ATGGAAGAAACAAATGAAAAACAATTAAATTTATTTGAACTTATGATGATAGGAATAGGTCAAATAATTGGATCTGGTATAGTAGTATTGCTATGTATAGCAATTGGAATGACAGGTAAGGGGGTTGCAGTATCATTTTTATTAGCAACAGTTATTATAATTATTCCGTTAATACCTCTTGCAGCACTTGGTTCAGCAATACCTAATAAGGGTGGAATGTATTCGTATGTTAGAGATCTTATAGGACCTAGAACAGCCTTTTTCTATGTTGCTTTATTAGTTTTTGGGCAATTCATTTTGGCACAATATGCAATTGGTATTTCACAATATGCACAAGATTTATGGCCTTTTATTAATCCAAGACTTTTAGCAGGAGCAGTTATGACTTTTGTTTTCATAGTTAATATAGTTGGATTGAAAACATCAGTATTTGTTCAAAGAGTAACAGTTATTATATTGATAGTATCATTGTTCGCATTTATTGGTTTTGGTTTACCACAAGTAAAAGAATTTCCAAGCTTTTTTGAAGCAAAGAATATATTCCCTAATGGTATTGGAACATTTATATCAGCAATGTTACTTGTAAGATATACAATGATAGGTGGAGAATTCTTGTCTGAATTTGGTGGAAAGGCTAAGAACCCAGGTAAAAATATACCTATAGCTATGATAGGATCAACATTAATTGTAGCAGTTGTATATTTCTTAATAACAATAGTAGCAGCAGGTGTTTTACCAGTATCAGAAGTAGCTAATAAGACCTTAGGTGTAGTTGCAAAGAGAATATTACCAAATTATATGTACTATATCTTTATGATAGGTGGTGGAATGATAGCGTTATTTACATCACTTAATGCAGTATTCTCATGGGCACCTATCGGTATAAAAGCAGCAATAAATGATGGTTGGTTACCTAAAAAAATGGCAGAAGAAAATAAAACATTTGGAACACCACATTATCTATTATTAATGTATTATATTATAGGAATGTATCCAATAATAACTGGTCAAGAAATAAAGGTTGTTTCACTTATAGGTGCAAATGTAGGATTAATTTTCTCAATTTTCCCTGTTATAACTTTATTTTTCTTAAAGAAAAAAAGACCAGAAGCATATAAAAATGCTAAATTTAAATTAGGACCTATTGCAAGTATAATATTCCCAATTTTAAGTGTTACAATATATATAATAGGAATAGTATCAAGTTGGAGTTTCTTAAAGAGCCAAGGTGCAATAATACCTATAGTAGTTTTCTGTATAATAGTGTTGATTTATTCAAATTTACGTTATCCATATATAGACAGAAATAAAAAATAA
- a CDS encoding helix-turn-helix transcriptional regulator, translating into MNYDLVLRNKIKAVRTLRKISQEQLAHMVGISRQTICYIENGQFNPSAKLALLICKALDYKFEDLFFL; encoded by the coding sequence ATGAATTATGATTTAGTTTTAAGAAATAAAATTAAAGCTGTACGTACTTTAAGAAAAATATCTCAAGAACAACTCGCTCATATGGTTGGCATTTCTCGTCAAACCATTTGTTATATAGAAAATGGGCAATTTAATCCTTCTGCAAAATTAGCTCTATTAATCTGCAAAGCTTTAGATTATAAATTTGAAGATTTATTTTTCTTATAA
- a CDS encoding ABC transporter permease — translation MKKLKDYSLVILLLIVWEILSDLHIISEFLLPSPYQVILAFIGDFGLLMRHTYYTLLVAFIGVFIGIILSFILSLSMDLYQGLYDLVYPVIILTQTIPTIAIAPLLIIWLGYYMKPKIVLVVISTFFPITISLLNGYKAVDKDNIQLLKAMGANTFQMYRYLKIPSAMSYFFSGLKVSMSYSLISAVISEWLGGYYGLGVYMTRVKKAFALDKMFAVIFLITFLSLLLMSIIDILEKKIIKK, via the coding sequence ATGAAGAAATTAAAAGATTATAGTTTAGTTATTTTATTGCTAATAGTTTGGGAGATTTTGTCTGATTTACATATCATATCAGAATTTTTGCTACCATCCCCATATCAGGTCATTTTAGCATTTATAGGAGATTTTGGTCTGCTTATGCGACATACCTACTATACACTATTGGTAGCTTTTATTGGCGTTTTTATAGGTATAATACTTAGTTTTATCTTATCACTTAGTATGGATTTATACCAAGGACTTTACGATTTAGTTTATCCAGTTATAATATTGACGCAAACAATACCAACTATTGCAATAGCACCTTTATTAATTATATGGTTAGGATATTATATGAAACCTAAAATAGTTTTAGTAGTTATATCAACTTTCTTTCCAATAACTATTTCTTTATTGAATGGTTATAAGGCTGTTGATAAAGATAATATACAATTACTTAAAGCAATGGGGGCTAATACCTTTCAAATGTATAGATATTTAAAAATCCCTTCAGCAATGAGCTATTTTTTTTCAGGTTTAAAAGTATCAATGTCATATTCGTTAATATCTGCAGTAATTTCTGAATGGTTAGGGGGCTATTATGGATTAGGTGTATATATGACAAGAGTAAAAAAGGCATTTGCCTTAGATAAGATGTTTGCTGTTATATTTCTTATAACCTTTTTAAGCTTATTATTAATGTCAATAATAGATATTTTAGAAAAGAAAATAATTAAAAAATAG
- a CDS encoding nucleoside phosphorylase: MEKNMLPGIKLLEGEVQERVLVVGDPFRAEMLANRLDNMKCLVKAREYWTYFGYYKGVPINICSHGVGASGAMLAFISLIKGGAKLIIRLGTCGSISENIKAGDIIIPTACSKEDGVSDIYVPKSFPAISDYGVLNELKTIAEKKNLKPNVGIVVTQGAFYGGVLKTNTEEQAKSGAIGLEMELACLFVAASMYGIKAGSILSVDGNALKVLQKAEENNPDPELLKKTVNTCADVALEALVNFKL, from the coding sequence TTGGAAAAAAATATGCTACCAGGAATTAAATTGTTGGAAGGTGAAGTACAAGAAAGAGTTCTTGTAGTTGGAGATCCGTTTAGAGCTGAAATGTTGGCAAATCGTTTGGACAATATGAAATGCTTAGTAAAGGCAAGAGAATATTGGACTTATTTTGGTTACTATAAAGGAGTACCAATTAATATTTGTTCACATGGAGTCGGTGCAAGTGGTGCTATGTTGGCATTTATTTCATTAATTAAAGGTGGGGCAAAGCTTATTATTAGACTAGGAACATGTGGTTCAATAAGTGAAAATATAAAAGCTGGAGATATAATAATACCTACTGCATGTTCAAAAGAAGATGGAGTTAGTGATATTTATGTACCTAAGAGTTTCCCAGCTATTAGTGATTACGGTGTATTAAATGAACTTAAAACAATAGCAGAAAAAAAGAATTTGAAACCAAATGTTGGTATAGTAGTTACACAAGGTGCATTTTATGGAGGAGTTCTTAAAACTAATACTGAAGAACAAGCTAAAAGTGGAGCTATAGGTCTTGAAATGGAATTAGCTTGTCTATTTGTAGCAGCTAGTATGTATGGAATTAAAGCAGGATCTATTTTATCTGTTGATGGAAATGCCTTGAAAGTTTTACAAAAAGCTGAAGAAAATAATCCTGATCCAGAATTATTAAAGAAAACAGTTAATACTTGTGCAGATGTAGCTCTTGAAGCATTGGTTAATTTTAAATTGTAA
- a CDS encoding ABC transporter ATP-binding protein encodes MNILEIKDICHKFDEKPILEDINFCVKKGEIVGIIGPSGVGKTTLFNIIAGLIYPTKGEVYLEDEKITGKTAKVSYMLQKDLLLPFMTIYDNIALPLKIQKVDKNIIRKKIEENIPKFGLDGLLERYPKELSGGQRQRAALLRTYMFSDKIVLLDEPFSALDYITKTKMYDWFLNLKNKLNLTCLLITHDINEAILLADTVYVLLGQPGKFVAKFKINKTEEEMSRIKKEIFKVIK; translated from the coding sequence ATGAATATCTTGGAAATTAAGGATATTTGTCACAAATTTGATGAAAAACCAATATTAGAAGATATAAATTTCTGTGTAAAAAAAGGAGAAATTGTCGGAATAATAGGACCTAGTGGGGTAGGTAAAACTACATTGTTTAATATTATAGCTGGTTTAATTTATCCAACAAAGGGAGAAGTATATTTAGAAGATGAAAAGATAACAGGAAAAACTGCAAAGGTTAGCTATATGCTACAAAAAGATTTGTTATTACCATTTATGACTATTTATGACAATATAGCCCTACCTTTAAAAATACAAAAAGTTGATAAAAATATAATTAGAAAGAAAATAGAAGAAAATATACCAAAATTTGGTTTAGATGGACTTCTTGAAAGATATCCAAAAGAATTATCTGGAGGTCAAAGACAAAGAGCGGCTTTATTAAGAACATATATGTTCAGTGATAAAATAGTATTGTTGGATGAACCATTTTCTGCCTTAGATTATATTACAAAAACTAAGATGTATGATTGGTTTTTAAATTTAAAAAATAAGTTAAATTTAACCTGTCTTCTAATTACACATGATATAAATGAAGCAATTTTGCTAGCAGATACAGTTTATGTACTTTTAGGGCAACCAGGTAAATTTGTTGCAAAATTTAAGATTAATAAAACTGAAGAAGAAATGTCAAGAATAAAAAAAGAAATTTTTAAGGTTATAAAATAA